The following are encoded together in the Macadamia integrifolia cultivar HAES 741 chromosome 10, SCU_Mint_v3, whole genome shotgun sequence genome:
- the LOC122092196 gene encoding LOB domain-containing protein 23-like yields MDSHEVINAITSSKLFFSTSTSSPLAQSSSLGHPLPSHDDESPPPPLVVRPCGAYKGLRQRCVATCILASYFPPTQPLKFLAVHRVFGASNVSKFLQGLPESQRADAVDSMVYEAKTRIREPMYGCAGVVSSLQKLINQLQMELATAKAQLLNKTSQQEYLPLTNYACLEMEEAHQLEDFMFCGTTPYSFQNCEN; encoded by the exons ATGGACTCACATGAAGTCATCAATGCTATAACCTCATCTAAATTGTTCTTCTCCACTTCTACTTCATCACCTTTGGCTCAATCATCATCTCTTGGTCATCCTCTTCCATCTCATGATGATgaatctcctcctcctcctcttgtaGTCAGACCTTGTGGTGCTTATAAGGGTCTCCGTCAACGTTGTGTTGCAACATGCATCCTGGCATCATACTTCCCCCCGACCCAACCCCTCAAATTCTTGGCTGTGCACAGGGTGTTTGGAGCCAGCAATGTCTCCAAGTTCTTGCAG GGACTTCCAGAGTCTCAGAGGGCTGATGCAGTGGATAGTATGGTCTATGAGGCGAAAACAAGGATTAGAGAACCAATGTATGGGTGTGCAGGTGTAGTTTCCAGTCTACAGAAACTCATAAACCAGCTTCAGATGGAGTTGGCTACTGCAAAAGCTCAGCTTCTCAATAAAACCTCACAACAGGAATACCTACCATTGACCAATTACGCATGCTTGGAAATGGAAGAAGCTCATCAACTGGAAGACTTCATGTTCTGTGGTACTACTCCTTATTCCTTCCAGAATTGCGAAAACTAA